The following proteins are co-located in the Billgrantia tianxiuensis genome:
- a CDS encoding metal ABC transporter permease, with protein sequence MLDTLLWWLTSPFDYVFMRRALAACLALSFTAPILGVLLTLRGMSLMGEALSHAIMPGVAIAFMLAGFSLPLMMFGGVLAGLVTVALAGGVTQFSGLKEDAAMASLFLIAMASGVTIVSLSGSALDLGHVLFGSILAVDGRTLWLVALGSSVILVGLAISFRALVVECLDPLFLTLQGRHAGWTHALFMVLVVVSLVMGFQTLGTLMAAGLMLLPAAAARYWSQRLEGMIAIAVGIALASSVAGLLVSYHAGLPSGPSIILLAGLGYGVSLVLGPYRGLRTGTTRPKRVIPSRQAGQLR encoded by the coding sequence ATGCTCGATACGTTGCTCTGGTGGCTCACGTCACCTTTCGATTACGTCTTCATGCGCCGCGCCCTGGCAGCCTGCCTGGCGCTCTCCTTCACGGCGCCGATACTCGGTGTACTGCTGACGCTGCGCGGCATGAGCCTGATGGGCGAGGCACTGTCGCACGCCATCATGCCGGGAGTAGCCATTGCTTTCATGCTGGCGGGCTTTTCCCTGCCGCTGATGATGTTCGGGGGCGTGCTGGCAGGCCTGGTCACCGTGGCGCTTGCCGGTGGCGTCACGCAGTTCAGCGGCCTCAAGGAGGATGCCGCCATGGCCAGCCTGTTCCTGATTGCCATGGCCAGCGGAGTGACCATCGTCAGCCTTTCGGGCAGCGCCCTGGATCTCGGCCATGTGCTGTTCGGCAGTATATTGGCGGTGGATGGCCGCACGCTGTGGCTGGTGGCACTTGGCAGCAGTGTCATTCTGGTTGGCCTGGCCATCTCCTTTCGTGCCTTGGTGGTCGAGTGCCTCGACCCGCTGTTCCTGACGCTTCAAGGGCGCCACGCCGGCTGGACGCACGCGCTGTTCATGGTCCTGGTCGTAGTCAGTCTGGTGATGGGATTTCAAACGCTGGGAACTTTGATGGCGGCTGGGCTGATGCTGCTGCCTGCTGCTGCGGCGCGCTACTGGAGCCAGCGGCTCGAGGGTATGATCGCCATTGCCGTCGGCATCGCACTGGCTTCCAGCGTGGCGGGGCTGCTGGTGTCCTACCACGCTGGCTTGCCTTCCGGCCCTTCCATTATCCTGCTGGCGGGGCTGGGGTATGGCGTGTCGTTGGTTCTGGGGCCCTACCGGGGGTTGAGGACGGGCACCACCAGGCCGAAGCGCGTCATACCGTCGCGGCAGGCAGGGCAGTTGCGTTGA
- a CDS encoding metal ABC transporter permease — translation MMELLYEWLIAPFDYGFMRRAAVAGLALSLAAPPMGVFLMLRGMSLIGDAMAHAILPGVALGFLLAGFSLPAMSLGGVLSGLLIAVLAGSVSQMTGHREDSAMASFFLISLAAGVMLVSLGGSSVDLTHVLFGSILAVNSTALVLIAAISSVIVITLALIFRALVVECLDPLFLRGQGRQGGLVHGVFLGLVVLNLTAGFQTLGTLMAVGLMMLPATTARFWSKRLEGLITIAIVLAVFASLGGLLLSYHLSVPSGPAIILLAGVGYVLSALLGRHHSLRAKLRRHAVPLGTPEPH, via the coding sequence ATGATGGAGCTGCTTTATGAGTGGCTGATCGCCCCCTTCGACTACGGTTTCATGCGCCGCGCCGCGGTGGCCGGCCTGGCTCTCTCGCTGGCGGCCCCGCCCATGGGTGTGTTCCTGATGCTGCGCGGCATGAGCCTGATCGGCGATGCCATGGCACACGCCATTTTGCCCGGCGTGGCGCTGGGCTTCCTCCTGGCGGGCTTCTCGCTGCCGGCCATGAGCCTGGGTGGCGTGCTGTCGGGATTGTTGATCGCGGTACTGGCCGGCAGCGTGTCGCAAATGACGGGACACCGGGAGGACTCGGCCATGGCCAGCTTCTTCCTGATCTCGCTGGCAGCCGGCGTCATGCTGGTCTCGCTGGGTGGCAGCAGCGTCGATCTCACCCATGTGCTGTTCGGCTCGATCCTGGCGGTGAACTCCACTGCGCTGGTGCTGATCGCGGCCATCAGCAGCGTGATCGTGATCACCCTGGCGCTGATCTTTCGCGCCTTGGTGGTCGAGTGCCTCGATCCGCTGTTCCTGCGTGGCCAGGGCAGGCAGGGCGGCCTGGTGCATGGCGTCTTCCTCGGCCTGGTGGTGCTCAACCTCACCGCCGGGTTCCAGACCCTGGGAACCTTGATGGCCGTGGGCCTGATGATGCTGCCGGCTACCACCGCACGCTTCTGGAGCAAACGCCTGGAGGGATTGATCACCATCGCCATTGTGCTGGCCGTTTTCGCCAGCCTCGGCGGGCTACTGCTCTCCTACCATCTCAGCGTTCCTTCGGGGCCGGCCATCATCCTGCTGGCTGGCGTTGGCTACGTGCTCTCCGCCCTGCTCGGCCGCCATCACAGCCTAAGGGCGAAGCTGCGGCGCCATGCCGTACCGCTAGGTACACCAGAACCGCACTGA
- a CDS encoding metal ABC transporter solute-binding protein, Zn/Mn family: MRHATPAALMLGASAMLALPAAIAAERVQVVTSFSILADMVQNVGGEHVEVTSLVGPDSDTHVFSPSPRDARSLADADLVVFNGLLFEGWMERLIDSSDYSGPLVTATDGIERLDYQGHDHEHAHGHDDHDDHDHDDHGHGHDDHDHDDHGHDHDDHGHDDHDDHGHDDHDHAHGDYDPHAWQDLAMGKVYVGNIRDGLIEADPDNEAAYRENAERYINELEATDAEIRELLGEIPASTSVITGHDSFGYFSNAYGIRFLSPVGLSTEAEPSAADMARLIDVIREQNVRALFHENMTSPAVINQLAEETGLPIAGTLYADALSAEGEASTYLGMMRHNAQVLHDALAEPGHDDHGHGHDHDHDHGHTH, translated from the coding sequence ATGCGACACGCTACACCCGCCGCCCTGATGCTGGGCGCCTCGGCCATGCTGGCTCTGCCTGCCGCCATTGCCGCCGAACGCGTCCAGGTCGTCACCAGCTTCAGCATCCTGGCCGACATGGTGCAGAACGTGGGGGGCGAGCACGTGGAGGTCACCTCGCTGGTCGGACCCGACAGCGACACTCACGTCTTTTCTCCCAGCCCGCGCGATGCGCGCTCGCTGGCCGATGCCGACCTGGTGGTGTTCAACGGCCTGCTGTTCGAAGGCTGGATGGAACGCTTGATCGACTCCAGCGACTACAGCGGACCGCTGGTGACGGCCACCGATGGCATCGAGAGGCTCGACTACCAAGGCCATGACCATGAGCATGCGCATGGTCACGATGACCATGACGATCACGACCACGACGACCATGGGCATGGCCACGACGATCACGACCACGACGACCATGGACATGACCACGATGATCACGGCCACGACGACCACGATGATCACGGCCACGACGATCACGACCATGCACATGGCGACTACGACCCCCATGCCTGGCAGGACCTGGCCATGGGCAAGGTCTATGTGGGCAATATCCGTGATGGCCTGATCGAGGCGGACCCGGACAACGAAGCCGCCTACCGCGAGAACGCCGAGCGCTACATCAACGAGTTGGAAGCCACCGACGCCGAGATTCGCGAGCTGCTGGGCGAGATTCCGGCCTCCACCAGCGTGATCACCGGCCACGACTCCTTCGGCTATTTCTCCAACGCCTACGGCATTCGTTTTCTCTCACCGGTCGGCCTCTCCACCGAAGCCGAGCCCAGTGCTGCCGACATGGCCCGGCTGATCGACGTGATTCGCGAGCAGAACGTACGCGCCCTGTTCCACGAGAACATGACCAGCCCGGCAGTGATCAACCAGCTCGCCGAAGAGACCGGCCTGCCCATCGCCGGTACGCTCTATGCCGATGCTCTCTCTGCAGAAGGTGAAGCCAGCACCTATCTGGGCATGATGCGCCACAACGCCCAGGTGCTGCACGACGCCCTGGCCGAGCCCGGCCATGACGATCATGGGCATGGCCACGATCACGACCATGATCACGGCCATACACACTAG
- the cas3f gene encoding type I-F CRISPR-associated helicase Cas3f — MNVLLVSQCSKNALKETRRILDQFAERRGDRTWQTPITQVGLDTLRKLLRKTARKNTAVACHWIRGRDHSELLWIVGNAAQFNAKGASPTNTTCRNILRAEDENDWHSGRLIHLLASMAALFHDLGKASRAFQDRLHGRLEGRNRYRHEWVSLRLLEAFVGEDDDETWLSRLEQPTPDDDERWLDYLKSDGVTDAAEEEKAPFIKLPPLAAAIGWLVLSHHRLPALPAYDDNGRQKWVGARADMNAANLPTLPNAITAAWNECVELAEIQDVRPYWEFPHGLPVTTDAWRQRSRRLVRQLKEVRVSTPPLESPYVMHLARLALMLADHHYSSLTGTGRLPGAWTTALYANTAVLNGKRQLCQPLEEHLLGVTRAAGEIVHRLPDMSKALPRIARHKGFRQRSSDPRFRWQDKAFDLATGLRDKAREHGFFGINMASTGCGKTIANGRIMYALSDPEEGARFSIALGLRTLTLQTGQVYRERLGLGSDDLAIRVGGSASCVLFEHQQRESGGSESRAALLDEQSHVHFEGQVDEHPLLSRAANDPHARALIGAPVLVCTIDHLIPATESLRGGHQIAPMLRLMSSDLVLDEPDDFDISDLPGLTRLVYWAGLLGSRVLLSSATLPPALVRGLFEAYRAGRAEYQHHRGVPGTPVNPCCAWFDEYGCAQQQCAEGEQFDAAHKQFAQQRAVRLGEQAPARRGYLVPLSAPTAHPDAVHAAVAQTILTEAYSLHEQHHSVDPHSDKRVSFGLVRMANIEPLVAVAQALYRSEIPEGWQIHLCVYHSQFPLLLRSRLEARLDRTLDRRSEDAVFDLADIRARIGGCSAQDQLFIVLGSPVTEVGRDHDYDWAVVEPSSMRSIIQLAGRVRRHRPAPVHAPNIALLGTNVRHLKRVTPAFSRPGFETERDWPLRSHQLAELLREAEIDHIDSRPRLLPGEVLEPAQKLVDLEHARLAALMIEGADAAPGRQRRRRRGESAQIHLGAYLFYRPASMTLGALPIQHHPFREDSEPECEFVLLPDETEEDYGFWRVEQDGREERLTRVETELGRIPEDVFHQPRIAPWNEPDYMAALADQAEAMDVELERCAQRFGRIRLKTNHAPQGWHFHPALGFVKKR; from the coding sequence ATGAATGTCCTGCTGGTCTCCCAGTGCAGCAAGAACGCGCTCAAGGAGACGCGGCGCATCCTCGATCAGTTCGCTGAGCGACGTGGTGATCGTACCTGGCAGACGCCGATTACCCAGGTGGGGCTCGATACGCTGAGAAAGCTGCTGCGCAAGACGGCGCGCAAGAACACCGCCGTGGCCTGCCACTGGATTCGCGGGCGGGACCACAGCGAGCTGTTGTGGATTGTCGGCAATGCCGCTCAGTTCAATGCGAAAGGGGCGTCACCGACCAACACCACCTGCCGCAATATCCTGCGCGCCGAGGATGAGAATGATTGGCACAGCGGCCGCCTGATCCATCTGCTGGCTTCCATGGCCGCCCTGTTTCATGACCTCGGTAAGGCCAGCCGCGCATTCCAGGACCGGCTCCATGGCCGTTTGGAGGGGCGTAACCGTTACCGGCACGAATGGGTGTCGCTGCGTTTGCTGGAAGCCTTCGTGGGCGAAGACGATGATGAAACCTGGCTTTCTCGCCTCGAACAGCCCACGCCGGACGACGATGAACGCTGGCTGGACTACCTCAAAAGCGATGGAGTGACTGATGCCGCCGAAGAGGAGAAAGCGCCTTTCATCAAATTGCCGCCACTTGCCGCAGCGATAGGCTGGCTGGTGCTCAGCCACCATCGCCTGCCGGCGTTGCCGGCCTACGATGACAACGGGCGGCAAAAATGGGTCGGGGCTCGTGCCGATATGAACGCAGCCAACCTACCTACGCTCCCCAACGCCATCACGGCGGCTTGGAACGAATGTGTCGAATTGGCCGAGATACAGGACGTCAGGCCGTACTGGGAATTTCCCCATGGCCTGCCTGTCACGACTGACGCATGGCGGCAGCGCAGTCGGCGGCTGGTGCGGCAGCTAAAAGAAGTTAGGGTGTCGACACCACCCCTGGAGTCTCCCTACGTCATGCATCTGGCGCGTTTGGCATTGATGCTGGCGGATCACCACTATTCGAGCCTGACCGGCACTGGGCGGCTTCCTGGTGCTTGGACAACCGCGCTATACGCCAATACCGCTGTGCTGAATGGTAAGCGTCAGCTATGCCAGCCGTTGGAGGAGCACCTGCTGGGTGTAACCCGGGCGGCGGGTGAAATCGTTCACCGCTTGCCGGACATGTCTAAAGCCCTGCCTCGGATTGCGCGGCACAAGGGCTTTCGCCAGCGTAGCAGCGACCCTCGCTTTCGCTGGCAGGACAAAGCCTTCGATCTAGCGACAGGCTTGCGTGACAAGGCTCGCGAGCATGGCTTCTTCGGCATCAACATGGCCTCTACCGGCTGTGGCAAGACCATTGCCAACGGCCGAATCATGTACGCCTTGAGCGATCCCGAGGAAGGCGCTCGCTTCTCGATAGCCCTTGGCCTGAGAACGCTCACCCTGCAAACCGGGCAGGTCTATCGCGAGAGACTTGGGCTGGGTAGCGACGATTTGGCCATCCGAGTGGGTGGCAGTGCCAGCTGTGTGCTCTTCGAGCACCAGCAGCGTGAGAGCGGTGGCTCGGAGTCCCGCGCCGCATTGCTGGATGAGCAGAGCCATGTCCATTTCGAAGGTCAGGTCGATGAACATCCGCTGCTGTCGCGAGCCGCGAATGACCCGCATGCCCGAGCGCTGATCGGTGCGCCGGTGTTGGTATGTACCATCGATCACCTCATACCGGCCACGGAGAGCCTGCGCGGTGGTCATCAGATCGCCCCCATGCTGCGGCTGATGAGCAGCGACCTCGTGCTCGATGAGCCGGATGACTTCGACATCAGCGATCTACCCGGCCTGACGCGCCTGGTGTACTGGGCAGGGCTGCTCGGCTCGCGGGTACTACTCTCCTCGGCCACGCTGCCACCCGCCTTGGTGCGTGGGCTGTTCGAGGCCTATCGTGCCGGTCGCGCAGAGTATCAGCATCATCGCGGCGTTCCAGGCACTCCCGTGAATCCCTGTTGTGCCTGGTTCGACGAATATGGCTGCGCCCAACAGCAGTGTGCCGAGGGTGAGCAGTTCGATGCCGCTCATAAGCAGTTCGCTCAGCAGCGCGCCGTTCGGCTCGGTGAGCAGGCGCCGGCCCGCCGTGGCTACCTCGTACCATTGTCTGCTCCCACCGCCCATCCGGACGCCGTTCATGCAGCGGTCGCCCAGACGATACTCACCGAAGCTTACTCACTCCACGAGCAGCACCACTCGGTCGATCCCCATAGCGACAAGCGAGTCAGCTTCGGCCTGGTGCGGATGGCTAATATTGAGCCGCTGGTCGCCGTTGCCCAGGCGCTCTACCGGTCGGAAATTCCGGAAGGTTGGCAAATTCACCTTTGCGTCTACCACTCCCAGTTTCCGCTGCTGCTGCGCTCACGCCTGGAAGCACGCCTGGACCGAACGCTCGACCGACGCAGCGAGGATGCCGTTTTCGATCTCGCCGACATTCGTGCGCGGATCGGCGGCTGCTCCGCTCAAGATCAGCTTTTTATCGTGCTTGGGTCGCCGGTCACCGAGGTTGGTAGGGACCACGATTATGACTGGGCCGTGGTCGAGCCCTCATCGATGCGCTCAATCATTCAGCTTGCCGGTCGCGTGCGCCGCCACCGTCCTGCCCCCGTCCATGCCCCCAACATTGCACTGCTTGGGACCAACGTTCGGCACCTGAAACGGGTCACGCCGGCCTTCAGCCGGCCAGGTTTCGAGACCGAGCGGGACTGGCCGCTGAGGTCGCACCAGTTGGCGGAGCTTCTGAGAGAGGCTGAGATCGACCATATCGACTCTCGCCCACGCCTGCTACCGGGCGAGGTGCTAGAGCCGGCTCAGAAGCTGGTCGATCTCGAGCATGCGCGACTTGCCGCGCTCATGATCGAGGGTGCCGATGCTGCTCCTGGGCGCCAGCGGCGCAGGCGTCGCGGTGAGTCGGCGCAGATTCATCTCGGTGCCTATCTCTTCTATCGCCCTGCATCGATGACCCTCGGGGCGCTACCGATACAGCACCATCCTTTCCGGGAGGACAGCGAACCGGAGTGCGAATTCGTACTGCTCCCGGATGAGACAGAGGAAGACTACGGCTTCTGGCGAGTGGAGCAGGACGGCAGGGAGGAGAGGCTGACACGCGTGGAGACCGAGCTGGGCCGGATACCGGAGGATGTTTTCCACCAACCACGCATCGCCCCCTGGAACGAACCCGACTACATGGCCGCATTGGCGGATCAAGCCGAGGCCATGGACGTGGAGCTAGAGCGATGCGCCCAGCGCTTTGGCCGCATCCGCCTGAAAACGAACCACGCCCCGCAGGGTTGGCATTTTCATCCGGCGCTGGGGTTTGTGAAGAAACGATAA
- a CDS encoding metal ABC transporter ATP-binding protein, with product MAESPPSRLELHDLQLAQANRTVLEHVSGRFRDGAITALVGANGAGKSTLIQGIMGMLRPVAGRVVCSVPKERRAWLPQQLALDLTFPMSVEELVMTGSWPSHGALTGYCARHYRRGREVMARLGISHLAHRPLGELSGGQRQRALIGRTLMQEAELLLLDEPFANVDAETVEVLMTVLRDMAAEGATIIVVLHDMEQLARLAEEVVVLTGGHARWTTAQALLQSQPAHLGSARLALGIPGIDA from the coding sequence ATGGCCGAGTCGCCCCCTTCACGCCTGGAGCTTCACGACCTGCAGCTGGCCCAGGCCAACCGCACCGTGCTCGAGCATGTGAGCGGCCGCTTTCGCGACGGCGCGATCACCGCGCTTGTCGGTGCCAACGGCGCCGGCAAGAGCACCCTGATTCAGGGCATCATGGGCATGCTGCGCCCGGTGGCGGGCAGGGTGGTCTGCTCGGTGCCCAAGGAGCGCCGTGCCTGGCTGCCCCAGCAGTTGGCGCTGGATCTCACCTTTCCCATGAGCGTGGAAGAGCTGGTGATGACCGGCAGCTGGCCGAGCCACGGCGCGCTCACCGGTTACTGCGCCCGTCACTACCGACGCGGCCGCGAGGTGATGGCGCGCCTGGGGATTTCACACCTGGCCCATCGCCCGCTAGGCGAACTTTCCGGCGGCCAGCGCCAGCGCGCACTGATCGGTCGTACCCTGATGCAGGAAGCCGAGCTGCTGCTGCTCGACGAACCCTTTGCCAACGTCGATGCGGAAACCGTCGAAGTACTGATGACGGTATTGCGCGACATGGCGGCCGAGGGCGCCACCATCATCGTGGTATTGCACGACATGGAGCAGTTGGCCCGCCTGGCGGAGGAAGTCGTGGTGCTGACGGGCGGCCATGCCCGGTGGACCACCGCCCAAGCCCTTCTCCAGAGCCAGCCTGCCCACCTCGGTTCGGCACGGCTGGCCCTGGGCATTCCGGGGATCGACGCATGA
- a CDS encoding SMP-30/gluconolactonase/LRE family protein — MDDGTRLANERQFAEVGPGFIDGLAVDVDGNLWCGAIFGGLFGAEDHDGVHVYADDGTLIGKIHLPEPCANVCFGGTRRNRLFMTASQSLYSVYVETQGVAVWAGRA; from the coding sequence GTGGATGACGGCACCCGCCTGGCCAACGAGCGCCAGTTCGCCGAGGTCGGGCCGGGCTTCATCGATGGCCTGGCCGTGGATGTGGACGGCAATCTCTGGTGTGGAGCGATCTTCGGCGGTCTGTTCGGTGCCGAGGACCACGACGGAGTGCATGTCTACGCCGATGACGGCACGCTGATCGGCAAGATTCATCTACCTGAGCCCTGCGCCAACGTCTGCTTCGGTGGTACCAGGCGCAACCGCCTGTTCATGACCGCCAGCCAGTCGCTCTATTCCGTCTACGTCGAAACCCAAGGCGTAGCGGTGTGGGCAGGCAGAGCATAA
- a CDS encoding malonic semialdehyde reductase, with protein MPRQSLDDTALDTVFREAHTHYGFKPAPIDEATLRALYDLLKWGPTSMNCQPARYVFVVSDEGKSRLMPALSEGNRDKVHEAPATVIVAVDTRFYEFMPRIFPSSPNARERFAENPDKASDTAWRNGTLQGAYLIVAARMLGLDVGPMSGFDNAMVDEEFFPDGRYKSNFLVNLGVGEPASQRPRGTRLAFEEVAEVV; from the coding sequence ATGCCTCGTCAGTCCCTCGACGACACCGCGCTCGACACCGTCTTTCGCGAAGCGCACACCCACTACGGCTTCAAGCCGGCGCCTATCGACGAGGCCACCCTGCGCGCACTCTACGACCTGCTCAAGTGGGGCCCCACCTCGATGAACTGCCAGCCGGCGCGTTACGTCTTCGTGGTGAGCGACGAGGGCAAGTCGCGCCTGATGCCGGCGCTCTCCGAAGGCAACCGCGACAAGGTACACGAAGCCCCGGCCACCGTGATCGTTGCCGTCGACACCCGCTTCTACGAATTCATGCCTCGCATATTCCCCAGCTCGCCCAACGCCCGCGAGCGCTTCGCCGAAAACCCCGACAAGGCCAGCGACACCGCCTGGCGCAACGGCACCCTGCAGGGCGCCTACCTCATCGTGGCCGCACGCATGCTAGGGCTCGACGTCGGCCCCATGAGTGGCTTCGACAACGCCATGGTCGACGAGGAGTTCTTCCCCGACGGCCGCTACAAGAGCAACTTCCTGGTCAACCTCGGTGTGGGAGAACCCGCGAGCCAGCGCCCGAGGGGGACGAGGCTGGCGTTTGAGGAAGTGGCGGAGGTGGTTTGA
- the csy1 gene encoding type I-F CRISPR-associated protein Csy1, with translation MPEHTHSPPTIQALIHGFIHDRFATKTEKLPADDPKYLELQQQFDPQAWLADAARRVGQLQVVTHSLKAIHPDAKGTNLYVEPGQLSQGDLVGSHCLPADFQGDVVGNAAALDVYKFLKLEWQGRTLLERALDFDEALIDALSQDREEAESWVRAFASITESKGTPSSHVMGKQLYWLVGDDPSDDKSYRLLAPLYATALTHRFYAQVSPNTWFFGDHNKAARKALKDKAPFEDGYTSYPNLAVQKLGGTKPQNISQLNSERGGQNYLLASLPPNWASREVYAPMRDAFRAFKRRPNVWRIMDELKRFLETDPAKNMHTRDLRDDLTAMLIDELMLFTFDIHSLAPGWTADEKCQLALEEQYWLDPGRADEDSEFAEARRQSNWNEFISSRAANWLNRELSYNSPLGFGDAEHHHWKRQFEGIVTEFRRQLDDLQEALRDEDDDQGDAA, from the coding sequence ATGCCTGAACACACTCATAGTCCACCCACGATCCAAGCTTTAATACATGGCTTTATCCATGATCGATTCGCGACCAAGACGGAAAAACTCCCAGCAGACGATCCCAAGTATCTCGAACTCCAGCAGCAGTTCGATCCGCAAGCCTGGCTGGCCGATGCGGCCCGCCGTGTCGGCCAGCTTCAGGTAGTCACTCACTCCCTGAAGGCAATCCATCCGGATGCCAAGGGCACGAACCTCTACGTCGAGCCCGGCCAGCTAAGTCAAGGTGACCTGGTCGGCAGCCACTGCCTGCCTGCCGATTTTCAGGGCGACGTCGTTGGCAACGCGGCAGCGCTTGATGTCTACAAGTTCCTGAAACTGGAGTGGCAAGGGCGTACGCTGCTGGAGCGGGCACTCGATTTCGACGAAGCACTGATCGATGCCTTGAGCCAAGATCGCGAGGAAGCTGAAAGCTGGGTACGCGCCTTCGCTAGCATCACCGAGTCCAAGGGGACGCCTAGCTCCCATGTGATGGGTAAACAGCTCTACTGGCTGGTCGGCGATGATCCTTCCGATGATAAAAGCTACCGTCTGCTGGCACCGCTCTATGCCACTGCGCTTACTCACCGCTTCTATGCGCAGGTCAGTCCCAATACCTGGTTCTTTGGCGATCACAACAAGGCAGCACGTAAGGCGTTGAAGGACAAGGCACCGTTCGAGGACGGCTATACCAGTTACCCCAATCTGGCCGTCCAGAAGCTCGGTGGCACCAAGCCGCAGAATATCTCGCAGCTCAATAGCGAACGAGGTGGCCAGAACTATCTGCTGGCATCGCTACCGCCAAACTGGGCGTCACGCGAGGTGTATGCACCGATGCGAGACGCCTTCCGCGCATTCAAAAGGCGCCCGAACGTTTGGCGCATCATGGATGAGCTCAAGCGCTTTCTCGAAACCGATCCCGCCAAGAACATGCACACTCGTGACCTGCGTGACGACCTCACCGCCATGCTGATCGACGAGCTGATGCTGTTCACCTTCGACATTCACTCCTTGGCGCCTGGCTGGACGGCTGATGAGAAGTGCCAGCTTGCTTTGGAAGAGCAGTATTGGCTGGATCCAGGTCGAGCCGATGAGGATAGCGAGTTTGCCGAGGCGCGCCGACAATCGAACTGGAACGAATTCATCAGCTCACGTGCGGCCAACTGGCTTAATCGTGAGCTGAGCTACAACAGCCCTCTCGGCTTCGGCGATGCGGAACACCACCATTGGAAACGCCAGTTTGAGGGCATCGTGACCGAGTTCCGACGTCAGCTCGACGATCTGCAAGAAGCGTTACGCGATGAAGATGATGACCAAGGAGACGCAGCATGA
- the cas1f gene encoding type I-F CRISPR-associated endonuclease Cas1f: MDDLSPSDLKTILHSKRANLYYLQHCRVLVNGGRVEYVTDEGSRSRYWNIPIANTTSLLLGTGTSITQAAMRELAKAGVLVGFCGGGGTPLFAANEVDVDVAWLTPQSEYRPTEYLQYWVRFWFDDEKRLAAAKAFQLARLDRIESLWTGHSLKEAGFSFSADALHQALATHREAIEKSPSTTDLLTLEARLTKLLFKLATQAVGYGEFTRAKRGSGADPANRFLDHGNYLAYGLAATATWVLGIPHGLAVLHGKTRRGGLVFDVADLVKDAVILPQAFLSAMQGDEEQEFRQACIERLTRTESLDFMIDTLKAVAGDLGATEP; this comes from the coding sequence ATGGATGACCTTTCGCCTTCGGATCTAAAAACGATCCTGCACTCGAAACGCGCAAATCTTTACTACCTGCAGCACTGTCGCGTGCTGGTCAATGGCGGTCGTGTCGAGTACGTCACCGACGAGGGAAGCCGCTCGCGGTACTGGAATATCCCCATTGCCAATACGACCTCGCTATTGCTCGGCACGGGTACGTCCATTACACAGGCGGCCATGCGTGAGCTGGCCAAGGCCGGTGTGTTGGTTGGCTTCTGCGGTGGTGGCGGTACGCCGCTATTTGCCGCCAACGAGGTGGATGTCGATGTCGCCTGGCTGACTCCCCAGAGCGAATACCGACCCACCGAGTATCTTCAGTACTGGGTGCGCTTCTGGTTCGATGATGAGAAGCGGCTGGCGGCGGCAAAAGCCTTCCAGCTCGCGCGTCTCGACAGAATCGAATCACTATGGACCGGCCATTCGCTCAAGGAGGCCGGTTTTTCGTTTTCGGCGGATGCGCTTCACCAGGCCTTGGCGACGCATCGCGAAGCCATCGAGAAGTCACCCAGTACCACCGATCTCCTCACTCTTGAAGCGCGCCTGACCAAATTGCTTTTCAAACTCGCTACCCAGGCCGTGGGCTACGGGGAATTCACCCGCGCCAAGCGGGGCAGCGGTGCCGATCCTGCCAACCGTTTCCTCGACCACGGTAACTACCTGGCCTATGGCTTGGCGGCTACGGCTACCTGGGTTCTCGGCATTCCCCATGGTTTGGCGGTGCTGCACGGAAAGACACGCCGCGGAGGCTTGGTGTTCGATGTGGCCGATCTGGTCAAGGACGCGGTCATACTGCCCCAGGCGTTTCTCTCCGCCATGCAGGGCGATGAGGAGCAGGAGTTTCGCCAGGCGTGCATCGAACGGCTGACCAGAACCGAGTCTCTGGACTTCATGATCGATACCCTGAAGGCGGTCGCCGGAGATCTAGGAGCGACGGAGCCATGA